One region of Salvelinus sp. IW2-2015 linkage group LG1, ASM291031v2, whole genome shotgun sequence genomic DNA includes:
- the LOC111950145 gene encoding transcription factor Sp6 yields MAHPYEPWLRTAPPGGSSDEMNVPSWWDLHTGPGSWMDLQAGQGVGLQAVGQSSMGLQSSLGPYGSEPQLCTPAQLAQLAPASHSAHSHLYPQDGFKMEPLGGPELLQPESYSLEEPQEGATSVRPKPQRRSASRGSGQSVCRCPNCVHAEQMGQSTDDDRRKHMHNCHIPGCGKAYAKTSHLKAHLRWHSGDRPFVCNWLFCGKRFTRSDELQRHLQTHTGAKKFSCTMCPRVFMRNDHLAKHMRTHESPSGPGEERMYGEGGRMGKSFDTPSPQPSHATASDTEAPLKQPKCEKDPSGTGQSS; encoded by the coding sequence ATGGCCCACCCCTATGAACCCTGGTTACGGACAGCACCCCCTGGTGGCAGCTCAGACGAGATGAACGTTCCCTCATGGTGGGACCTCCACACCGGGCCAGGGAGCTGGATGGACCTGCAGGCGGGCCAGGGTGTGGGCTTACAGGCAGTTGGTCAGAGCTCCATGGGGCTGCAGTCCTCCCTGGGACCTTACGGCTCCGAGCCCCAGCTGTGTACTCCTGCTCAGTTAGCCCAGCTGGCCCCAGCCTCACACTCAGCTCACTCTCACCTCTACCCCCAGGATGGCTTCAAGATGGAGCCGCTGGGAGGACCTGAGCTCCTGCAGCCGGAGTCATACTCCCTGGAGGAGCCACAGGAGGGTGCCACCTCGGTCCGGCCCAAGCCCCAGCGCCGCTCTGCCTCCAGGGGCTCGGGCCAGTCTGTGTGCCGGTGCCCCAACTGTGTCCACGCCGAGCAGATGGGCCAGAGCACCGATGACGACCGGAGGAAACACATGCACAACTGCCACATCCCGGGCTGCGGCAAGGCCTACGCCAAGACCTCCCACCTGAAGGCCCACCTGCGCTGGCACAGCGGGGACCGGCCCTTCGTCTGCAACTGGCTCTTCTGCGGCAAGCGCTTCACGCGCTCCGACGAACTTCAGCGACACCTGCAGACGCACACCGGCGCCAAGAAGTTCAGCTGCACCATGTGTCCCCGCGTGTTCATGCGCAACGACCACCTGGCCAAGCACATGCGCACGCACGAGTCTCCATCCGggccaggggaggagaggatgtaTGGAGAGGGGGGCAGAATGGGGAAGAGCTTTGACACGCCTTCTCCTCAGCCCTCCCACGCCACTGCATCTGACACAGAGGCACCCCTTAAGCAGCCGAAATGTGAGAAAGACCCCTCTGGGACAGGACAGTCCAGCTAA